Proteins from a genomic interval of Streptococcus sp. D7B5:
- the erm(B) gene encoding 23S rRNA (adenine(2058)-N(6))-methyltransferase Erm(B) → MNKNIKYSQNFLTSEKVLNQIIKQLNLKETDTVYEIGTGKGHLTTKLAKISKQVTSIELDSHLFNLSSEKLKLNTRVTLIHQDILQFQFPNKQRYKIVGNIPYHLSTQIIKKVVFESRASDIYLIVEEGFYKRTLDIHRTLGLLLHTQVSIQQLLKLPAECFHPKPKVNSVLIKLTRHTTDVPDKYWKLYTYFVSKWVNREYRQLFTKNQFHQAMKHAKVNNLSTITYEQVLSIFNSYLLFNGRK, encoded by the coding sequence ATGAACAAAAATATAAAATATTCTCAAAACTTTTTAACGAGTGAAAAAGTACTCAACCAAATAATAAAACAATTGAATTTAAAAGAAACCGATACCGTTTACGAAATTGGAACAGGTAAAGGGCATTTAACGACGAAACTGGCTAAAATAAGTAAACAGGTAACGTCTATTGAATTAGACAGTCATCTATTCAACTTATCGTCAGAAAAATTAAAACTGAATACTCGTGTCACTTTAATTCACCAAGATATTCTACAGTTTCAATTCCCTAACAAACAGAGGTATAAAATTGTTGGGAATATTCCTTACCATTTAAGCACACAAATTATTAAAAAAGTGGTTTTTGAAAGCCGTGCGTCTGACATCTATCTGATTGTTGAAGAAGGATTCTACAAGCGTACCTTGGATATTCACCGAACACTAGGGTTGCTCTTGCACACTCAAGTCTCGATTCAGCAATTGCTTAAGCTGCCAGCGGAATGCTTTCATCCTAAACCAAAAGTAAACAGTGTCTTAATAAAACTTACCCGCCATACCACAGATGTTCCAGATAAATATTGGAAGCTATATACGTACTTTGTTTCAAAATGGGTCAATCGAGAATATCGTCAACTGTTTACTAAAAATCAGTTTCATCAAGCAATGAAACACGCCAAAGTAAACAATTTAAGTACCATTACTTATGAGCAAGTATTGTCTATTTTTAATAGTTATCTATTATTTAACGGGAGGAAATAA
- a CDS encoding ISL3 family transposase: MSHNDSILNILGIKDKNIKIISVEEAEHNNDSVKEYITLITATLSYPINRCRNCGFPTVNKDGFRKTHVRLASLNGRRYELELRKQRYKCKSCHTTFGAITNLTKENQTLSSDLKNQIMLLARKGLSGQLIAEMCHCSPSSVRRTILERMEPHYRVAKLPKHLCFDEFRSIKSVMSFICCDAETHQIVTKLQDRLSPTIVDYFESRYSKAERECVQSVVIDLNAQYQSFIYRLFPNANIIIDRFHLVQLAGRALDNCRISILKQLDKQSQEYKIMKSHWKLFHKKAEDLHPEEVVFLRGVKQYMTRQNAVDLITSKFSKFAEVYQTYQDITKALNERNSELLESTILDYQKTNTEMDTAIQTLRQNRKYVLNSAKFEYSNGPLEGINRKIKTLKRTCYGFANQKFFFLRIDCIFS; encoded by the coding sequence ATGTCCCATAATGATTCTATCCTAAATATTCTTGGAATTAAAGATAAAAATATTAAAATTATTTCTGTTGAAGAAGCTGAACACAACAACGATTCTGTTAAAGAGTATATAACGCTAATAACAGCTACTCTTTCTTATCCGATTAATCGTTGTCGTAACTGTGGCTTTCCCACAGTTAATAAGGATGGCTTTCGCAAAACTCATGTACGACTGGCAAGTTTAAATGGGAGAAGATATGAACTAGAGCTTCGTAAACAACGCTATAAATGTAAATCATGCCATACTACTTTTGGTGCTATTACTAATTTAACCAAAGAAAATCAAACCTTATCCAGTGATCTCAAAAATCAAATCATGCTTTTAGCTCGTAAAGGCTTATCTGGTCAGCTTATTGCTGAAATGTGTCACTGCTCTCCTAGCAGTGTTCGTCGAACAATCTTAGAGCGCATGGAACCACACTATCGTGTGGCTAAGTTGCCTAAGCATCTATGTTTTGACGAGTTTCGTTCAATTAAGTCTGTGATGTCCTTTATCTGTTGTGACGCTGAAACCCACCAAATTGTCACAAAGTTACAGGATCGTCTATCACCTACCATTGTTGATTATTTTGAAAGTCGTTATTCAAAAGCCGAACGCGAATGCGTTCAATCAGTTGTAATTGATTTAAATGCTCAATATCAAAGTTTTATCTATCGCCTTTTCCCTAATGCCAATATCATTATTGATCGCTTCCACCTTGTACAATTAGCTGGTCGCGCTTTGGACAATTGTCGTATCTCTATCCTAAAGCAACTTGATAAACAGAGCCAAGAATATAAAATTATGAAGTCACATTGGAAGCTATTCCATAAAAAAGCTGAAGATCTTCACCCTGAAGAAGTAGTTTTTCTTCGCGGCGTTAAACAATATATGACTCGCCAAAATGCTGTTGATCTCATTACTAGTAAATTTTCCAAGTTCGCTGAAGTATACCAAACTTACCAAGATATCACGAAAGCCCTAAACGAGCGCAATAGTGAATTACTAGAGTCAACCATCTTAGACTACCAAAAAACCAATACAGAAATGGATACTGCTATTCAAACCCTTCGTCAAAACAGAAAATATGTCTTAAATAGCGCTAAATTTGAATACTCTAATGGTCCTTTAGAAGGCATCAATCGCAAAATCAAAACCCTAAAACGAACTTGTTATGGTTTTGCCAATCAAAAATTTTTCTTTTTAAGAATCGATTGTATTTTTTCGTAA
- a CDS encoding antirestriction protein ArdA, whose product MDDMQVYIANLGKYNEGELVGAWFTFPIDFEEVKEKIGLNDEYEEYAIHDYELPFTVDEYTSIGELNRLWEMVSELPEELQSELSALLTHFSSIEELSEHQEDIIIHSDCDDMYDVARYYIEETGALGEVPASLQNYIDYQAYGRDLDLSGTFISTNHGIFEIVY is encoded by the coding sequence ATGGACGATATGCAAGTCTATATTGCGAATTTAGGCAAATACAATGAGGGCGAATTGGTCGGTGCGTGGTTTACCTTTCCCATTGACTTTGAGGAAGTCAAAGAGAAAATCGGCTTGAATGATGAATATGAGGAATACGCCATTCATGACTACGAGTTACCCTTTACGGTTGACGAATACACTTCCATTGGCGAACTCAATCGACTATGGGAAATGGTATCGGAATTACCCGAAGAATTACAATCGGAGCTATCTGCTCTGCTCACTCATTTTTCAAGCATTGAAGAACTAAGCGAACATCAAGAGGATATTATCATTCATTCCGATTGTGATGATATGTATGACGTGGCACGCTACTACATTGAAGAAACGGGTGCTTTAGGCGAAGTACCAGCTAGTCTTCAAAACTATATTGATTATCAAGCCTATGGTCGGGATTTAGACCTTTCAGGAACGTTTATCTCAACCAATCATGGGATTTTTGAAATCGTCTATTAA
- a CDS encoding conjugal transfer protein, with protein sequence MKKIRSYTSIWSVEKVLYSINDFRLPFPITFTQMTWFVVSLFAVMILGNLPPLSMIEGAFLKYFGIPVAFTWFMSTKTFDGKKPYGFLKSVIAYALRPKLTYAGKKVTLGRNQPQEAITAVRSEFYGISN encoded by the coding sequence ATGAAGAAAATACGAAGCTATACCAGTATCTGGTCTGTGGAAAAGGTACTGTATTCTATCAATGATTTTAGACTTCCGTTTCCCATAACCTTTACGCAAATGACATGGTTTGTCGTGTCACTCTTTGCAGTGATGATACTTGGCAACTTGCCCCCTCTTTCCATGATAGAGGGAGCATTTCTCAAATACTTTGGGATTCCTGTGGCTTTCACATGGTTTATGTCTACAAAAACTTTTGATGGTAAAAAGCCTTATGGATTTTTGAAGTCTGTCATTGCTTATGCACTGCGACCAAAGCTGACCTATGCAGGAAAAAAAGTAACGCTTGGCAGAAACCAGCCACAAGAAGCCATTACAGCAGTTAGGAGTGAATTTTATGGCATATCCAATTAA